The Saprospiraceae bacterium genome includes a window with the following:
- a CDS encoding HYR domain-containing protein has translation MQQFMPASIGKMLSVFFVSLLLGINIFAQCPSVQAYSGSSPTGNQSYNERLGMVFTVTAPITVTHLGAYDDGQDGLALPITVGIVRRSDGFVFAGPITLSGSADPLSGLHRIQSIPDVVLPNGQYVIVAVGYGAGEQNGNSNIGGHPVSSVNAGGNLTFDEALFFGGTTFGLPTTSFPTPNVFHAGTFLFSEIPVAPQLEANPDESVVCAGDVITVDISTPGENGQGICIDEYRFSVDNGVNWSAWTTTVPAFFAVGGSTNIIESRRNCDSGACLSDTFSVSWLVTSPITSLSITAVPDGDVCIGATNVQYNAIVTGGTGPFSYLWCAYDNGTGALPCFNNFNNNSIQNPIRTWNTTTGFKSVGVTVSQDGCPDVQSLYVFEVTSDPVRPALDMATPGTGTVVCQGSTVSATFLAGTGGAGNCVDEFRYSIDNGSSWNAYIPGNDITVGSMTVLLQSRRVCDGLGCDGAGETFQNVFSWPVSLNPTADISPDPAEVCAGIDLQLNGNPSGGSGIYSSHAWYGTGYEYLNDDEILNPIFNHDVPGQYEELIYRVTDNLGCSANDTITVTIFENPTASILPATIPDFICPGKNLLLNGNPSGGDGNYTHQWEDASNFNDATLQSAVFNSLVLGDYTVTYTVTDGNGCTGTDDISFTVGDEVDPVITCPANVTVDTDPGICTALFEYEVIFSDNCSGLDVVGFENEFAPGNWTLSNSNAGDGDVDESLAPSSITITGSNTVVNPGGNNTDYCITVPGSTSGEITFDWSYTTSDADGSFWDRFGYVVDGIFTQLSDNAGPNNQMGSVTIPLSPDQEFCFRIFSVDQVAGAAVTITMNFGYMENINPMLSQTDGLVSGSDFPLGTTINTFEVTDFAGNTNSCTFTVLVEDNENPVITCPDDIVIELDPLECGRIVEFAADATDNCSIAEIRQIEGLASGSFFPIGTQTISFVAEDGSGNTDSCSFIVRLIDFPHPPLGCIPINLSLDEDCSGTLTPENVLTGYLDTNGDILLGCLDCFVINVTAPNGTPLGATVTGEYLGKTLNYMISNTKSGFNCWNTVLIEDKIAPTIECRNDTISCMEPLSAALLPIPSDNCYARLVKLDERFEKLDCDPVAIARYVRTWKAVDDYGNESGTCNDTVYLKRTDLSGLVFPGNETLSCSEGYATDSKGFPYPAPSVTGVPTLNGLNLYPFDQAFICNGALTYKDQLVVNTPCKKQIVRTWSITEWWCSTTVIYNMPFQIIDIVDTIAPVIPQLIDITVTTQTKSCDALVSFPTLNITDNCNELKLVNINASLDGSPSGFVNSNGGSLKLTVGKHRITYTALDVCGKLSEMSYYVTVQDDTSPIAICDQLNVISLNSNGYAQATALAVDDGSFDECGGVTLELQRMEDPCGTGQDTTWLPYVEFCCEDANQTRMVILRVTDKGYNTNMCMVSVKVQDKIPPVMTCPGDLTISDCLYTFDPNFPNSYFGAPTAEDNCPSNINFRQTVTDGRSNCGTGDVIRTITLLEGGIVYGSCTQIISFQNNEPFDGYNPDHVIWPKKDTTINGACSPLDLRPEFLGVGHGFPVISEDACDP, from the coding sequence ATGCAACAATTTATGCCTGCATCTATCGGTAAGATGTTGAGCGTGTTTTTTGTTTCATTATTATTGGGCATCAATATTTTTGCTCAATGCCCTTCTGTTCAGGCTTATTCCGGCAGTTCACCTACGGGTAACCAAAGTTATAATGAAAGACTTGGAATGGTCTTTACAGTAACTGCTCCGATTACCGTAACACATTTGGGAGCTTATGATGATGGACAGGATGGGTTGGCTCTACCAATCACTGTCGGAATTGTAAGACGATCAGATGGTTTTGTTTTTGCCGGACCTATTACATTGAGTGGTAGCGCAGATCCATTAAGTGGATTACATCGGATACAGTCTATTCCTGATGTTGTACTTCCCAATGGTCAATATGTCATAGTGGCTGTGGGATATGGAGCAGGAGAACAAAACGGAAACTCCAACATTGGCGGTCATCCGGTTTCGTCTGTAAATGCAGGCGGTAATCTCACATTTGATGAGGCACTGTTTTTCGGTGGGACAACATTCGGACTACCTACAACCAGTTTTCCTACACCTAATGTATTTCATGCGGGTACATTTTTATTTTCTGAAATTCCTGTTGCCCCGCAATTGGAAGCTAATCCGGATGAATCTGTCGTTTGTGCTGGAGATGTCATTACAGTGGATATTTCAACTCCCGGTGAAAACGGACAAGGTATATGCATAGATGAATACAGATTTTCAGTTGATAATGGGGTGAATTGGTCTGCTTGGACAACGACTGTTCCTGCTTTTTTTGCGGTAGGCGGTAGTACAAATATAATTGAAAGCAGAAGAAATTGTGATAGTGGGGCATGTCTCAGTGATACTTTCTCTGTTTCATGGTTAGTTACTTCACCTATAACATCGTTAAGTATTACAGCCGTTCCGGATGGTGATGTTTGTATTGGAGCAACAAATGTTCAATACAACGCCATTGTAACAGGAGGCACGGGGCCATTTTCGTATTTATGGTGTGCTTATGATAATGGAACTGGAGCATTGCCTTGTTTTAATAACTTTAACAATAATTCAATACAGAATCCTATAAGAACATGGAATACCACAACTGGCTTTAAGTCAGTTGGCGTAACGGTTTCACAAGATGGTTGTCCTGATGTTCAGAGCCTATATGTGTTTGAAGTTACATCTGACCCTGTAAGACCTGCATTGGACATGGCTACTCCGGGTACCGGTACTGTAGTTTGTCAGGGAAGCACAGTTTCTGCTACGTTTCTTGCAGGTACTGGTGGTGCCGGAAATTGTGTGGATGAATTCAGATATTCTATTGACAATGGTTCTTCTTGGAATGCATATATTCCAGGTAATGATATCACAGTAGGAAGTATGACGGTTTTATTACAAAGTAGAAGAGTTTGTGATGGATTGGGTTGTGATGGTGCTGGTGAAACCTTTCAGAATGTATTTAGTTGGCCGGTTTCATTAAACCCAACTGCGGACATTTCACCGGATCCGGCTGAAGTTTGTGCTGGTATAGACTTACAATTGAATGGAAATCCATCAGGTGGTTCAGGAATTTACAGTTCTCACGCTTGGTATGGTACTGGATATGAGTATTTAAATGATGATGAAATATTAAATCCGATTTTCAATCACGATGTTCCTGGGCAGTATGAAGAATTAATATACAGAGTGACGGATAATCTTGGCTGTAGCGCTAACGATACTATAACAGTTACCATTTTTGAAAACCCCACTGCCTCCATCCTCCCTGCGACGATACCGGATTTTATATGCCCCGGCAAGAATCTATTGCTAAACGGTAATCCTTCCGGTGGAGACGGGAATTACACCCATCAATGGGAGGATGCCTCAAATTTCAATGATGCGACACTACAGTCCGCAGTATTTAATAGTTTGGTGTTGGGTGACTACACTGTGACCTATACTGTGACGGATGGCAATGGATGTACGGGAACAGATGACATCAGCTTTACGGTAGGTGATGAAGTAGATCCTGTGATCACCTGTCCTGCGAATGTGACTGTGGATACCGATCCGGGTATCTGTACGGCTTTATTTGAATATGAAGTAATATTTTCAGATAACTGTTCAGGGCTGGATGTTGTAGGATTTGAGAATGAATTTGCACCGGGCAACTGGACATTGAGCAATAGTAACGCCGGCGATGGGGATGTTGATGAAAGTCTTGCACCCTCATCGATTACGATTACAGGTTCTAATACCGTTGTCAATCCGGGAGGAAACAATACAGATTATTGTATCACTGTACCGGGGTCGACTTCAGGTGAGATAACATTTGACTGGAGTTATACCACATCCGATGCAGATGGATCGTTTTGGGATAGATTCGGTTATGTAGTAGATGGTATATTTACACAATTGTCAGACAATGCAGGACCAAATAATCAAATGGGAAGCGTTACAATCCCGTTGTCACCTGATCAGGAATTTTGTTTCAGGATTTTTTCAGTTGATCAAGTCGCTGGTGCCGCCGTAACGATCACGATGAATTTTGGCTATATGGAAAATATCAATCCGATGCTCAGTCAGACAGATGGTTTGGTTTCAGGGAGCGATTTTCCATTGGGAACAACCATAAATACATTTGAAGTTACGGATTTTGCAGGAAATACAAATTCATGCACATTTACGGTGTTGGTGGAGGATAATGAGAATCCTGTTATTACATGTCCTGATGATATAGTAATAGAATTAGATCCATTGGAGTGCGGGAGAATAGTAGAATTTGCAGCAGATGCTACCGATAACTGTTCCATAGCAGAAATCAGACAGATAGAAGGCTTAGCTTCCGGAAGTTTCTTTCCGATTGGCACCCAAACGATAAGCTTTGTAGCAGAAGATGGTTCAGGCAATACTGATAGCTGTTCATTTATTGTAAGGCTCATAGATTTTCCGCATCCGCCATTGGGCTGTATTCCGATCAATCTGTCATTGGATGAAGATTGCAGCGGTACACTGACACCTGAAAATGTTCTGACAGGTTATCTGGATACCAATGGTGATATTTTATTGGGTTGTCTGGATTGTTTTGTAATCAATGTGACCGCACCGAATGGCACGCCACTTGGCGCAACAGTGACAGGTGAATATCTGGGCAAGACCTTAAATTATATGATTTCCAATACAAAATCAGGCTTCAATTGCTGGAATACTGTATTGATCGAAGATAAAATAGCACCGACCATCGAGTGCCGTAATGATACGATTAGCTGTATGGAGCCATTGAGTGCTGCATTACTGCCGATACCTTCAGATAATTGTTATGCCCGATTGGTAAAATTAGATGAAAGATTTGAAAAATTGGATTGCGATCCTGTAGCGATAGCACGTTATGTGAGAACGTGGAAAGCAGTGGACGATTATGGAAATGAAAGCGGAACATGTAATGACACCGTCTATCTGAAAAGGACGGATTTAAGCGGATTGGTATTTCCGGGAAATGAGACCTTATCGTGTTCAGAGGGTTATGCTACGGATAGCAAAGGATTTCCATATCCGGCACCTTCAGTGACAGGAGTACCTACACTGAACGGATTGAATCTGTATCCGTTTGATCAGGCGTTTATATGTAATGGCGCATTGACATATAAAGATCAGTTAGTTGTAAATACGCCATGCAAAAAACAAATAGTGCGTACCTGGTCGATCACAGAATGGTGGTGCAGTACGACAGTGATTTACAATATGCCATTTCAGATTATCGACATAGTAGATACGATAGCACCGGTGATTCCGCAATTGATTGACATCACCGTAACGACACAGACAAAATCATGCGATGCATTGGTGAGTTTTCCAACTTTAAATATTACCGACAATTGTAATGAACTGAAATTAGTCAATATCAATGCATCATTGGACGGATCACCATCCGGATTTGTAAATAGTAACGGTGGTAGTCTGAAACTGACAGTAGGAAAACACAGAATCACTTATACAGCTTTAGACGTATGTGGTAAGTTGTCCGAAATGAGTTACTATGTGACGGTTCAGGATGATACATCACCGATTGCAATATGTGATCAGTTGAATGTGATCAGTCTGAACAGCAATGGTTATGCACAGGCAACAGCACTGGCAGTAGATGACGGAAGTTTTGACGAATGTGGTGGTGTGACACTGGAACTGCAACGGATGGAAGATCCATGCGGTACAGGTCAGGATACCACGTGGTTGCCGTATGTTGAATTTTGTTGTGAAGATGCCAATCAGACAAGAATGGTGATACTGAGAGTGACAGACAAAGGGTATAATACCAATATGTGTATGGTCAGCGTGAAGGTACAGGACAAAATACCACCTGTGATGACTTGTCCGGGCGACCTGACCATCAGTGACTGTCTATATACATTTGACCCGAATTTTCCGAATTCATATTTTGGAGCACCAACAGCAGAAGATAACTGCCCATCGAATATCAATTTCAGACAGACTGTAACTGATGGAAGAAGCAACTGTGGCACCGGAGACGTAATCAGGACAATCACACTGCTGGAAGGAGGCATCGTTTATGGCAGCTGTACCCAAATTATAAGCTTTCAGAATAATGAACCATTTGACGGATATAATCCGGATCATGTGATCTGGCCAAAAAAAGATACGACGATAAACGGCGCCTGCAGTCCTTTAGACCTGAGGCCTGAATTTTTGGGTGTCGGACATGGTTTTCCGGTAATAAGCGAAGATGCCTGTGATCCGTAG
- a CDS encoding T9SS type A sorting domain-containing protein: MTYEDQVYYFANNNACFKILRFWTIIDWCQIGSDGKHLTWSFEQEIKVVDNTAPVITSSTTERVVCTFDGECASGVITGLTASATDCTPDSMLVWTYVIYDRTDTPEVIYSSGIGKDVSGTYPVGKYRVQFTVQDRCGNLANTGYNFEIRNCKAPTAICKLGLSTSVTMMPDGNGGMAPMAMIDASFFDNKSYHVCNYDLKYSFSADTNDTIRTFDCSQLGERAVSMWVTDVNGNTSFCNTFIDVQDSLGLCTGNRVFVNGTILTDINQEVSEVQINLNDGEGSPAMTDENGQYEFTELPSGVYYTFRPEKDGDDINGISTLDIVMIQRHILGLQPLENPYRIIAADVNKSGSVSAADLIELRKLILGVISTHQHTDSWRFVDRNYAFPDISNPWVGQFPEQCALPVTSNTTIDYVAIKVGDVNGSATGTNAKDETLDRRSVVRFESTNHRVSGGTIVQIPFRASQSATIYGFQQVLETSGVVIRSITPGVIKLRENEVLPLNAQKWGMAVSIPDGVDVQEGDLLFTIEAEALRSGSLAEMISLSGEVRPEIYTEELTEDALQLSWRNAETSGQFGVSNLQPNPWKDQTRLVIQMPETSMVSLKIRDYTGRKVVSRIEQLTAGENTIAIMRDELRQAGVYFYELKYGKETITGKMILID; the protein is encoded by the coding sequence ATGACATATGAGGATCAGGTATATTATTTTGCGAATAACAATGCATGCTTCAAAATACTTAGATTTTGGACAATCATCGACTGGTGTCAGATAGGTTCAGATGGTAAACATTTGACCTGGAGTTTTGAGCAGGAGATCAAGGTAGTAGATAATACCGCACCGGTCATCACGAGCAGCACGACAGAGAGAGTTGTGTGTACCTTTGACGGAGAGTGTGCCAGCGGAGTTATTACAGGATTGACAGCGAGTGCTACAGATTGTACACCGGATAGTATGCTGGTATGGACCTATGTTATTTATGACAGAACAGATACACCGGAAGTAATCTACAGCTCAGGTATCGGCAAAGATGTCAGCGGTACCTATCCGGTTGGCAAGTACCGTGTACAGTTTACCGTACAGGACAGATGTGGGAATCTGGCCAATACAGGATATAATTTTGAGATCAGGAATTGTAAAGCACCAACAGCAATTTGCAAACTTGGGTTAAGTACCTCCGTAACGATGATGCCGGATGGTAATGGCGGCATGGCACCGATGGCTATGATTGATGCATCATTCTTTGACAATAAGAGTTACCATGTGTGTAATTATGATCTGAAATACAGCTTTTCAGCTGATACAAACGATACGATCCGAACGTTTGACTGTAGTCAATTGGGAGAAAGAGCAGTGAGTATGTGGGTGACAGATGTCAATGGAAACACATCATTTTGCAATACCTTCATAGATGTACAGGATTCACTGGGATTGTGTACAGGGAACAGAGTATTTGTAAACGGAACGATACTGACGGATATAAATCAGGAGGTAAGTGAAGTTCAGATCAATCTGAATGATGGAGAAGGCAGTCCTGCGATGACAGATGAGAATGGACAATATGAATTTACTGAATTACCATCAGGCGTGTACTATACCTTCCGCCCTGAGAAAGACGGAGATGATATCAATGGCATCAGCACACTGGATATAGTGATGATACAGCGGCATATACTTGGATTACAGCCATTAGAAAACCCATACAGGATCATAGCAGCGGATGTGAACAAGAGTGGCAGCGTCTCAGCAGCCGATCTGATAGAGTTGCGAAAGTTGATATTGGGAGTCATAAGTACACATCAACATACGGATAGCTGGAGATTTGTGGACAGAAACTATGCATTTCCGGATATAAGCAATCCATGGGTCGGTCAGTTTCCGGAGCAATGTGCATTACCTGTGACCAGCAATACGACAATAGATTATGTAGCCATAAAAGTTGGAGATGTCAATGGCAGTGCAACAGGAACAAACGCAAAAGATGAGACATTGGATCGTCGCAGTGTGGTAAGATTTGAAAGTACAAACCACCGGGTATCGGGTGGAACAATTGTACAAATACCGTTCAGAGCGAGTCAGAGTGCAACCATCTATGGCTTCCAGCAAGTGCTGGAGACATCGGGAGTTGTTATCAGAAGTATTACACCGGGCGTTATAAAGCTCCGTGAAAATGAAGTTCTCCCATTGAATGCACAGAAGTGGGGTATGGCAGTGTCAATCCCTGATGGAGTGGACGTTCAGGAAGGTGACTTGCTGTTTACGATAGAAGCAGAAGCATTACGAAGTGGAAGTCTGGCAGAAATGATCAGTTTGAGCGGTGAAGTGAGACCGGAGATATACACTGAAGAACTGACGGAGGATGCACTGCAACTAAGCTGGAGAAATGCTGAGACAAGTGGACAGTTTGGCGTAAGTAATCTGCAACCGAATCCATGGAAGGATCAGACCAGATTAGTCATTCAAATGCCGGAAACGTCAATGGTAAGTCTGAAGATCAGAGATTACACAGGCAGGAAAGTTGTCAGCCGCATCGAGCAACTGACAGCCGGAGAAAATACGATCGCAATCATGAGAGATGAACTCAGACAAGCAGGTGTTTACTTTTATGAGTTGAAATATGGTAAAGAAACCATTACAGGTAAGATGATACTGATTGATTAA